The genomic DNA TGAAAACTCTATGCATCCCCTTGTTCCATGTATCCATTATCTGCATTACTGACTGCCTGTAGCTTGCGGAGCGAGAGGTGAAACAAACTCCCCAGTGCCCCTTCCCTGTGACTTAGGTCACCCGAGTGATGAGAAGTGACGCTTTCCAGTCGGTTCCTACCTAAACTCAGATAATTAGTACCCAGGCAAATGCATTTGTTTCGCACCCATTTGTTCGGGGTGGAAATTCTTTTTTGTCAACCAAACGAGCGTTTAACTGTCTCACCTGTAGTTGAGGCGTAACGTCTCGCAacgtttttggccgtttctcggTATCTTACATTGGGCAGTGATTCGTGCATTTTGTATCGCAATGGCGTTGGAAGACACGAAAAATTAAGCAGTTTAACTGCGCCtttatagacctaatcggctaactcaatgttgtacccaattcaaatctcccgggactaagattctttgtgtattgtatttgcatgataatgtagcattcatatttaaatgatatggaaatacctggaacaaaacgttttattcccaaagggtttgaattgggtacaacattgagttagccgattaggtctattcagGGGAAAACACTTTAACAAGGGTAGACCGTGGAGGCAAATTCCAAAATTTACAAGACCTATTTCAAATACATAAGTTATATGTTTACTACAGCGATCATTGCAAAAATCGTACCTACGCAGacctattgtttaaaaaatcaCAACTTCTCAATACCTAAACAAAACACAGAGCGAAACGCACCAATCGCCGTTAAACCGCGGCTGACAAGAGCGAAATTAGTCACGTCACCAATGCATTGGTGAACAGTTAGCCTAAATATGACAAGAATGGATCAAAAGATTGGTTGCAAATGAATCGACTCAAGGTTGGGTACAAATTAGCCGAATTTGGGTACGAATCATCTGAATTTGGGTGGGTACGAATCGACTGGATTCGTTTCTGCAACATGTGCAAGCGGCAGCACAGTAAATTTGGGAGACGTTTCAATGCAGGGATGTCTTTTGGAAAATCGATCTTGTTCGCATTGTTTTTAAATAAACCCAAGGAAACTATATGCCACTGGAAAGCTAATAAAATGTAGTATTTGAAAATGCCTTTAACTTTCACAATTTTCCATTTCAGAAAGCGAGCGCAGGATCTCAAAACCCTTGCGTTAACAAGGACATCCAAACAAACTGCACTATATGTTAATGTTATGGAGTGCAATCTCAACATTGTCGAACGAACATAAATTTAAACTCTTGACTTTTCTAATCCTATCAATATGATATCCTCCTTTTCTCTGCAGTTTTGACTATTTCAATGTATTGTCACAAGATAACAGTAGACTCTTTTTGTGGGAAATGTCTCTTTCTCGAAGCAGGTGACACAGCGGGTTTCGCGTTGTTTTCCAGTAGTCACGTGGGGGCATTAAATTTAGTTACCAATTATTGTCTCTTTAATTTAGAGTTGACATGAAAGGAACTTGGGAAAACGAAGTCGTTTAATGGTTGTTTTGATTCAGTACTTCGTCTTCCAAATCGGATCGTTGCAAGATTGCACGGAAATCTTCAATCCTTATCCAATTTCTGGATTACTGTTAATCAACTTTAATAATTCGAATTCGCAGCGAAATAAGTTTCCGTAATAGCCTAATTACGGAAGACCCGGTCTCTGTGGGAATGTCAGCCTCTGAAAAAGTATTGAAAATGTTGCAAGCATGATATAAATTATTCAAACGTTGTCATAGCTGCTTACGATGAAGGAGTCAATGCAGTGATTTATTTGATATGGAAAGGGCTAGACATCGGCCGTATCAAACTTGGCTGCGACACAAGGTCACGGTCTGACATCTGCTACTGTAAAGTAAACTCCCTTAGTTTCGATTCAATTTACACTTCTGGAATGTAGAGCTCGTTTCTGTTGTGAACTTCAACATTCTGTTGGCACTGTTTTTACTCCTCAAGAGGCTTGATAATTATATGTGTATGGCCAACGTGTTTACCTTACGACGAGCAACTTCCAAGTGTTTCGCTTTGATTTGCGTCTGTTTATTATCTCTACTGacccttttgttttcaaaatggttaTCTTCGTTTAAGTGTCCGGATGGAAAACTAGCTCATTCTGTCATCGTTGCAAGGAAATCTAATGATATTACGTCGCAAAGCCGCGTGCAAGTGGATCGTTACACGCCATTTATATTCGTTGGAGGATTTCCCCGAAGTGGAACGACATTAATGAGAGTTATGTTAGATGCTCATCCCGACATTAGATGCGGACAAGAAACCCGGGTCATTCCGCGAATTCTGCTCAATATTCCCAACATACTAAGGACAATCAGCAAAGAAGAGAATGCCCGACGATTAGAAGCTGGTGTAACAGAAGACGTGTTAGATTCGGCTGTAGCGGCTCTTATAACCGAGATCATAGCAAAACATGGGTATACCGCCCCTAGACTATGCAACAAAGATCCCCTAACCTTCAGAAATCTCACTTATTTGGCAAGGTTGTTTCCCAAATCTAAGTTTATTTTTATGGTTCGAGATGTTCGTGCAGTGCTCAACTCGA from Montipora capricornis isolate CH-2021 chromosome 2, ASM3666992v2, whole genome shotgun sequence includes the following:
- the LOC138038007 gene encoding protein-tyrosine sulfotransferase 2-like; protein product: MCMANVFTLRRATSKCFALICVCLLSLLTLLFSKWLSSFKCPDGKLAHSVIVARKSNDITSQSRVQVDRYTPFIFVGGFPRSGTTLMRVMLDAHPDIRCGQETRVIPRILLNIPNILRTISKEENARRLEAGVTEDVLDSAVAALITEIIAKHGYTAPRLCNKDPLTFRNLTYLARLFPKSKFIFMVRDVRAVLNSIIDRKIRIRGVYSPRYYENYNPEDLLRAWNVAVGEMNRQCEQLGKTRCLRMPYEHLVLFPTDSLKIVLEFVDVVWNDVVLHHETKIGKPGGVILSRLEKSSDQVREAININALYKWCDHLPATVLERVPRIAHITKKLGYDVSMKWPDYRMMDSVVTKKRKQ